From Pseudomonadota bacterium, a single genomic window includes:
- a CDS encoding biotin/lipoyl-binding protein, which yields MKLQITIDDTQYEAEIEILDEPFVPHVGVPASIPAAVSAKPHAATSGTGSAHPAATPAAGGLDEGVDEAKLCRSVVMGLVVRVLVEVGQQVEAGQPLLLLEAMKMESNVTAPISGTVAKILVVGGESVKKGQALIQLA from the coding sequence ATGAAGCTCCAAATCACGATCGACGACACGCAATACGAGGCCGAGATCGAGATCCTCGACGAGCCCTTCGTCCCGCACGTTGGGGTGCCGGCGAGTATCCCCGCGGCGGTCAGCGCGAAGCCGCACGCCGCGACGTCTGGGACGGGCAGCGCGCACCCGGCGGCGACGCCTGCCGCCGGGGGACTCGACGAAGGGGTCGACGAGGCCAAGCTCTGCCGCAGCGTGGTCATGGGGCTGGTGGTGCGCGTGCTCGTCGAGGTCGGCCAGCAGGTGGAGGCGGGCCAGCCGCTGCTCCTGCTCGAGGCGATGAAGATGGAGAGCAACGTGACGGCGCCGATCAGCGGCACGGTCGCGAAGATCCTCGTCGTCGGCGGCGAGAGCGTCAAGAAGGGCCAGGCCCTGATACAGCTCGCTTGA
- a CDS encoding acyl-CoA carboxylase subunit beta — MSMTAKVQELRERRKALLAAGGEERIKKQHTAGKLTARERIELLVDAGSLQESGAFAQHRATLFGLAGKSFPADGVVTGVATVDGRSLHLASQDFTVAGGAAGEVHCEKIAEMMKRAQKTGTPFVFINDSGGARVQEGIDSLSGYGRVFHQNVMLSGSVPQISLICGPCAGGAAYSPALTDFIIQTQQAQMFITGPSVIKQVTGEIVTMEELGGPDAQMSYSGVVHFVAEDDRDAVRICKRLLSFLPSNNLEDPPHYPREDALLPNEAFESVVPDDPKRPYDVRDVIALAVDDADFLEVQKSFATNIVVGFARIAGHSVGVIANQPAVLGGALDINASDKSSRFIRFCNAFNIPLVTFVDVPGFMPGLQQEYGGIIRHGAKMLFAYSAATVPKLTVVLRKAYGGAYLAMCAKDLGADTSVAWPTAEIAVMGAEGAVNVVFRKEIEAASDKEARRKELIEEYRSAFASPYVAASRRLVDDIIEPSQTRVFLARALASLINKRELRPAKKHGLIPL, encoded by the coding sequence ATGAGCATGACAGCCAAGGTTCAAGAGCTACGAGAGCGCCGCAAAGCGCTGCTGGCCGCCGGCGGCGAGGAACGGATCAAGAAGCAGCACACGGCCGGCAAGCTTACCGCCCGCGAGCGGATCGAGCTGCTGGTCGACGCCGGCAGCCTCCAAGAGTCGGGTGCCTTCGCACAGCATCGCGCCACGCTCTTCGGCCTCGCTGGCAAGAGCTTCCCGGCTGACGGCGTGGTCACGGGCGTGGCCACCGTCGACGGCCGCTCCTTGCACCTCGCCAGCCAGGACTTCACCGTCGCCGGCGGCGCCGCGGGCGAGGTCCACTGCGAGAAGATCGCCGAGATGATGAAGCGGGCGCAGAAGACCGGCACGCCCTTCGTCTTCATCAACGACTCCGGCGGGGCGCGGGTGCAGGAGGGCATCGACAGCCTCTCGGGCTATGGCCGCGTCTTCCACCAGAACGTGATGCTCTCGGGCTCGGTGCCCCAGATCTCGCTGATCTGCGGGCCCTGCGCCGGCGGGGCGGCCTACAGCCCCGCGCTGACCGATTTCATCATTCAAACGCAGCAGGCCCAGATGTTCATCACCGGGCCGTCGGTGATCAAGCAGGTCACCGGCGAGATCGTGACGATGGAGGAACTCGGCGGACCCGACGCGCAGATGAGCTACTCGGGGGTCGTGCACTTCGTCGCCGAGGACGATCGCGACGCCGTGCGGATCTGCAAGCGGCTGCTGAGCTTCCTGCCCTCGAACAACCTCGAAGACCCGCCGCACTACCCGCGCGAGGACGCGCTGCTGCCCAACGAGGCCTTCGAGAGCGTCGTCCCCGACGACCCCAAGCGCCCCTACGACGTGCGCGACGTGATCGCGCTCGCGGTCGACGACGCTGATTTCCTCGAGGTGCAGAAGAGCTTCGCCACCAACATCGTGGTCGGCTTCGCGCGCATCGCGGGCCATAGCGTCGGCGTGATCGCCAATCAGCCGGCGGTGCTCGGTGGGGCGCTGGATATCAACGCCTCGGATAAGTCGTCGCGCTTCATTCGCTTCTGCAACGCCTTCAATATCCCGCTGGTGACCTTCGTCGATGTCCCCGGCTTCATGCCAGGGCTGCAGCAGGAGTACGGCGGCATCATCCGCCACGGCGCCAAGATGCTCTTCGCCTACTCGGCGGCGACGGTGCCCAAGCTGACGGTGGTCCTGCGCAAGGCCTACGGCGGCGCCTACCTGGCGATGTGCGCCAAGGATCTCGGCGCCGACACCAGCGTCGCCTGGCCGACGGCGGAGATCGCGGTGATGGGCGCCGAAGGCGCGGTGAACGTCGTCTTCCGCAAGGAGATCGAGGCCGCCTCGGATAAGGAAGCGCGGCGCAAGGAGCTGATCGAGGAGTATCGCAGCGCCTTCGCCTCGCCCTATGTCGCCGCCTCGCGCCGCCTCGTCGATGACATCATCGAGCCGAGCCAGACGCGCGTCTTCCTCGCCCGGGCCCTCGCGTCGTTGATCAATAAGCGCGAGCTGAGACCGGCCAAGAAGCACGGATTGATCCCCTTATGA
- a CDS encoding methylmalonyl-CoA carboxytransferase subunit 5S, giving the protein MNKLIHVTELALRDAHQSLMATRLAMEDMVPVCEDLDNAGFWSLECWGGATFDACIRFLNEDPWERLRSFKKLLPKTPLQMLLRGQNLLGYRHYEDSVVSRFVERAAANGMDVFRVFDALNDARNLEVAIKAVKRSGKHAQGTICYTISPVHTVQGYVELAQKLIEMGADSICLKDMAALLKPQPAYDIVKAIKERCGREVRIHVHTHATTGVTLVSLMKAVEAGADMVDTAVSSVSLGPGHNPTESFVEMLEGTGYTTQVDLARVAKVRNHMAQIRPRYAEFLSNITGVDTEIFKSQIPGGMISNMESQLRQQDAADRLQEVLEEVPRARKVSGYPPLVTPTSQIVGTQAVFNVLMGPYQAMTGEFADLMLGYYGTTAAPKDPEVLQRAEQHAKKAAITCRPADLLKPEWEALQRAANALPGANGSDEDVLTFAMFPQVAPKFFASRAEGPKNVGKKPATSPPTGASAGAGAPAAVPLAAAVNYSVTIHGRTHKVTVSPS; this is encoded by the coding sequence ATGAACAAGCTGATTCACGTCACCGAGCTGGCCCTGCGCGACGCGCATCAGAGTCTGATGGCGACGCGCCTGGCGATGGAGGACATGGTCCCCGTCTGCGAGGATCTCGACAACGCCGGCTTCTGGTCGCTCGAGTGCTGGGGCGGCGCGACCTTCGACGCCTGTATCCGCTTCCTCAACGAGGACCCCTGGGAGCGCCTGCGCAGCTTCAAGAAGCTGCTGCCCAAGACGCCGCTGCAGATGCTGCTCCGCGGGCAAAACCTGCTCGGCTATCGGCATTACGAGGACTCGGTCGTCTCGCGCTTCGTCGAGCGCGCCGCGGCCAACGGCATGGATGTCTTTCGCGTCTTCGACGCGCTCAACGACGCGCGCAACCTCGAGGTCGCGATTAAGGCCGTCAAGCGCAGCGGCAAGCACGCCCAGGGCACCATCTGCTACACGATCAGCCCAGTGCATACGGTGCAAGGCTACGTCGAGCTGGCGCAGAAGCTGATCGAGATGGGCGCCGACTCGATCTGCCTCAAGGACATGGCCGCGCTGCTCAAGCCGCAGCCCGCCTACGACATCGTCAAGGCGATCAAGGAGCGCTGCGGGCGCGAGGTGCGGATCCACGTGCATACGCATGCGACCACGGGCGTCACGCTCGTCAGCCTGATGAAGGCGGTCGAGGCCGGCGCCGACATGGTCGATACGGCGGTCAGCTCGGTCTCGCTCGGGCCGGGGCACAACCCCACCGAGAGCTTCGTCGAGATGCTCGAGGGGACAGGCTATACGACGCAGGTCGACCTCGCGCGCGTGGCCAAGGTACGCAACCACATGGCGCAGATTCGTCCGCGCTACGCCGAGTTCCTCTCCAATATCACTGGCGTCGACACCGAGATCTTCAAGAGCCAGATCCCCGGCGGGATGATCTCGAACATGGAGAGCCAGCTCAGGCAGCAGGACGCCGCCGACCGGCTGCAAGAGGTGCTGGAAGAGGTGCCGCGCGCCCGCAAGGTCTCGGGCTACCCGCCGCTGGTCACGCCGACCAGCCAGATCGTCGGCACCCAGGCGGTCTTCAACGTGCTGATGGGACCCTACCAGGCGATGACGGGTGAGTTCGCCGACCTGATGCTCGGCTACTACGGCACGACAGCGGCGCCGAAGGACCCAGAGGTGCTGCAGCGCGCCGAGCAGCACGCGAAGAAGGCCGCGATCACCTGTCGCCCCGCCGATCTCCTCAAGCCCGAGTGGGAGGCGCTGCAGCGCGCCGCGAATGCGCTGCCAGGGGCCAATGGCAGCGACGAGGACGTCTTGACCTTCGCGATGTTCCCGCAGGTGGCGCCGAAGTTCTTCGCCTCGCGCGCCGAGGGTCCGAAAAACGTCGGCAAGAAGCCGGCGACCTCGCCGCCCACCGGCGCGAGCGCTGGCGCGGGCGCCCCCGCGGCCGTCCCTCTGGCGGCCGCCGTCAACTACAGCGTCACGATTCACGGCCGCACGCATAAAGTCACCGTCAGCCCGAGCTGA
- a CDS encoding YceI family protein, whose protein sequence is MEQTIRAGSLTILTFKDGLLSRLGHDLQLRLPALELTIDQRQVEGRFKTSEIVVEGAARPGGVVDREALSAREQAEIREAMQSKVLLTGKFPDAHLDATLTFKGEHEVLVRGMLELVGQAREIEFAVERRDGHLRGSVVLVPSRWGIAPYKALLGALRLQDRVEIRFELPDPGASGNGAR, encoded by the coding sequence ATGGAGCAAACAATTCGCGCTGGATCGCTGACGATCCTGACCTTCAAGGACGGGCTGCTCTCGCGCCTCGGACACGACCTGCAGCTGAGGCTGCCGGCGCTCGAGTTGACGATCGATCAGCGGCAGGTCGAGGGCCGCTTCAAGACCAGCGAGATTGTCGTCGAGGGCGCCGCGCGCCCTGGGGGCGTGGTCGATCGCGAGGCGCTTTCGGCGCGTGAACAGGCCGAGATTCGCGAGGCCATGCAGTCCAAGGTCCTGCTCACGGGCAAGTTCCCCGACGCCCACCTGGACGCCACGTTGACCTTCAAGGGGGAGCACGAGGTGCTCGTGCGCGGGATGCTGGAGCTGGTCGGGCAAGCGCGCGAGATCGAGTTCGCGGTCGAGCGTCGTGATGGCCACCTGCGGGGCAGCGTCGTCTTGGTGCCGAGCCGCTGGGGCATTGCGCCCTATAAGGCCCTGCTCGGGGCCCTGCGCCTGCAGGATCGCGTCGAGATCCGTTTCGAGCTGCCGGATCCCGGCGCCTCCGGCAACGGCGCCAGGTAG